The Mesorhizobium sp. AR02 genomic interval TCGCTCGACTGGTTGGTGCTGATGAAGGAAGAACTCGGCCGGCCATGGCTGGAGCCGGAGTTGTTCCGCTTCGGCGCGTCGAGCCTGCTGACCGACATAGAGCGGCAGCTCGAGCACCACCTGACCGGTCACTATTCGGCCAATCACCGCCACGCAATGGCTTGAGCACCCACCCCGATCGGCTTGGCCGATCGACCCTTCCCGCTAAGAGGGAGGGTGAAGGAGGCACCCCATGAACATTCTCGACCGCTATCACGCCATGGAATACGGCCCGGCGCCGGAAGCCCGCAACGAGGCCGATGCGTGGCTTGCCGCGCGCGATTTCGGCAAGGCGCTGTTCATCGACGGCGGCTGGGAAGCCGCGACCGGCGGCAAGACTTTCGACACCAGCGAGCCGTCCTCCGGCAAACTGCTGGCCAAAGTCTCTGACGCCAGTGCCCCCGATATCGACGCAGCGGTTGCGGCGGCCACGAAGGCGCTGCCGAAATGGAGTGTCAGTTCCGGTTACACCAGGGCAAAGGTGCTCTATGCCATCGGCCGCGCCATGCAGCGGCATCAGCGCCTGTTCGCGGTGCTGGAGTCGATCGACAATGGCAAGCCGATCCGCGAAAGCCGCGACATCGACGTGCCGCTGGCAATCCGCCATTTCATCCACCATGCCGGCTGGGCGCAGGCGCTGGATCGGGATTTCCCCGGCCAAAAGGGCGTCGGCGTCGTCGGCCAGATCATTCCGTGGAATTTCCCGCTGTTGATGCTGGCCTGGAAGATCGCGCCCGCACTTGCCGCCGGCTGCACGGTGGTGCTGAAGCCGGCCGAGTTCACGCCGCTGACAGCCATCCTGTTTGCCGAAATCTGCGAACGCGCCGGCGTGCCGAAAGGCGTCGTCAACATCGTGCAGGGCGGACCAGAAGCGGGAGCGGCCATCGTCAACCATCCCGGCATCCAGAAGATCGCCTTCACCGGTTCTTCCGAGGTCGGCAAGATTATCCGCAAGGCGACTGCCGGCTCAGGCAAGAAACTGTCGCTGGAGCTTGGCGGCAAGTCGGCCTTCATCGTTTTCGAGGACGCCGATCTCGACAGCGCCGTCGAAGGCCTGGTCGACGGCATCTGGTTCAACCAGGGCCAGGTCTGCTGTGCCGGTTCGCGGCTCTTGGTGCAAGAAGGCATCGCCGATGCTTTGATCGCCAAGGTCAAGACGCGGATGAGCCGGCTGCGCGTCGGCAGCCCGCTCGACAAGAACACCGATATCGGCCCGCTGGTCGACGCCACACAGCTCGACCGCGTCAAGGGTCTGGTCGCCGAGGGCGCGAAACAGGGCGCCGTCTGCTGGCAGCCGGATGCGGTGCTGCCGTCCTCCGGCTACTACCATCTGCCGACGCTCGCCACTGGTGTTTCGCCGGCTAATATCCTGGCGCAAGAGGAAGTATTCGGACCGGTTCTGGCGACGATGACCTTCCGCAACACCGAGGAAGCGATCGAGCTCGCCAACAACACCCGCTACGGCCTCGCGGCGTCCGTGTGGAGCGAGAATGTCAACCTCGCGCTCCATGTCGCGCCGCAGCTGAAGGCCGGCGTCGTCTGGGTCAACGGCACCAACATGTTCGACGCCGCCTGCGGCTTTGGCGGCTACCGCGAAAGCGGCTTCGGCCGCGAGGGTGGGCGCGAAGGCATGTTCGAATATCTCACGGCAAAACTGGCGCTCGGCCCGGTCATCAAGCCGGCGACGCTCTCGGCGCAGCCCGTCGAGCAGGCCGATGACGCGGCGATCGATCGCACGGCAAAACTGTTCATCGGCGGCAAGCAGGTGCGCCCGGACGGCAATTATTCGCTGGCCGTCGCCACCGCCAAGGGCAAGTTGGCCGGCGAGGTCGGGCTTGGCAGCCGCAAGGACATTCGTGACGCCGTCTCTGCCGCCCGCGCCTGCAAAAGCTGGCCGGAGGCCACCGCCTACAACCGCTCCCAGGTGCTTTACTATCTGGCCGAGAACCTTTCCGGCCGCGCCGGCGAGTTTGCCGCCCGCCTGACCGAACTGACCGGCGCTACGCCCAAGGTCGCGCGGGAAGAAGTAGACCAAACTATCGAACGGCTGTTCCTCTATGCCGGCCTTGCCGACAAGTTCGAGGGCCGCGTGCACCAGCCACCGGCCCGCGCCGTGACCCTGGCGCTGCACGAGCCGGTCGGGGTCGTCGGCATCGTCGCGCCCGACGCATCGCCGCTGCTCGGGCTGATCTCGCTCATCGCGCCGGCGCTGGCCATGGGCAACACCGTCGTCGCGGTGCCGTCCGAGCGCTATCCGTTGCTGGCCACCGATCTCTACCAGGTGATCGAGTATTCCGACGTTCCGGCCGGCGCCATCAACATCGTCACCGGCCGCACGGCGGAACTAGCCGGCGTGCTGGCCAAGCATGACGATGTCGACGGGCTGTGGATATTCGCCGATGCCGAGACCTGCGCCAAGGCGGAAGCCGAGTCCATCGGCAACCTCAAGCGCGTCTGGAGCGGCAATGGCCGCGGCCTCGACTGGGCGTCCGACGAGGCGGCTGGTGACGCGTTCCTGCGCCGCGCCGTCGAGGTGAAGAACGTCTGGGTGCCCTACGGCGACTGACATTTCCATGCTGTCGCAATGGTGATCGTGTTCGGGCTTGACGCCCGGACACATGTTCTTTAACGAGAAAAAACATCTTTATCTGTGAACTGGCTGCGACACAGGCCGCACAATCGAGCCTGACTGGCACATG includes:
- a CDS encoding aldehyde dehydrogenase family protein, giving the protein MNILDRYHAMEYGPAPEARNEADAWLAARDFGKALFIDGGWEAATGGKTFDTSEPSSGKLLAKVSDASAPDIDAAVAAATKALPKWSVSSGYTRAKVLYAIGRAMQRHQRLFAVLESIDNGKPIRESRDIDVPLAIRHFIHHAGWAQALDRDFPGQKGVGVVGQIIPWNFPLLMLAWKIAPALAAGCTVVLKPAEFTPLTAILFAEICERAGVPKGVVNIVQGGPEAGAAIVNHPGIQKIAFTGSSEVGKIIRKATAGSGKKLSLELGGKSAFIVFEDADLDSAVEGLVDGIWFNQGQVCCAGSRLLVQEGIADALIAKVKTRMSRLRVGSPLDKNTDIGPLVDATQLDRVKGLVAEGAKQGAVCWQPDAVLPSSGYYHLPTLATGVSPANILAQEEVFGPVLATMTFRNTEEAIELANNTRYGLAASVWSENVNLALHVAPQLKAGVVWVNGTNMFDAACGFGGYRESGFGREGGREGMFEYLTAKLALGPVIKPATLSAQPVEQADDAAIDRTAKLFIGGKQVRPDGNYSLAVATAKGKLAGEVGLGSRKDIRDAVSAARACKSWPEATAYNRSQVLYYLAENLSGRAGEFAARLTELTGATPKVAREEVDQTIERLFLYAGLADKFEGRVHQPPARAVTLALHEPVGVVGIVAPDASPLLGLISLIAPALAMGNTVVAVPSERYPLLATDLYQVIEYSDVPAGAINIVTGRTAELAGVLAKHDDVDGLWIFADAETCAKAEAESIGNLKRVWSGNGRGLDWASDEAAGDAFLRRAVEVKNVWVPYGD